Proteins encoded by one window of Rutidosis leptorrhynchoides isolate AG116_Rl617_1_P2 chromosome 7, CSIRO_AGI_Rlap_v1, whole genome shotgun sequence:
- the LOC139858462 gene encoding ATPase GET3D, chloroplastic isoform X1, protein MAYCNSNLFSPASSFSFPLQFQSNINRILVHQLPPRFHIITMAKTSTTQNNDIDNSSTKFVTFLGKGGSGKTFSAVFAAQHYAMAGLKTCLVIHSQDPTADYILNCKIGTIPITCNDNLSAVRLETTKMILEPLSKLKQADARLNLTQGVLEGVVGEELGVLPGMDTIFSALELEKLVGFLNNKSTKSNPNYDIIVYDGLSAAETIRMIGATGKSRLYLKYMRMLAEKTDFGRLAGPSILRLVDESLNANTIGSGINGKLTGEIWDKLENMLEKGSSFITKPELFGCYLVMDLNNPMSINTALRFWGSAVQAGALLSGAFGVTHSDCDEERLETAKKTFLPLPFASYPSISFSHPLNWNDIMHNDQCNDARGILGASKSGDIQSVTFDPANRSVTLYMPGFDKSEIKLYQYRGGSELLIEAGDQRRVVHLPTRIQGKVGGAKFIDRKLIITMR, encoded by the exons ATGGCTTACTGCAATTCTAACCTTTTTTCACCTGCATCTTCATTTTCTTTCCCTCTGCAATTCCAATCCAACATTAACAGAATTCTTGTTCACCAATTGCCACCAAGATTTCACATCATAACAATGGCCAAAACTTCAACAACACAGAACAATGATATTGATAATAGTTCCACAAAATTCGTCACATTTTTGGGTAAAGGTGGTTCTGGTAAAACCTTTTCTGCTGTTTTTGCTGCCCAG CATTATGCAATGGCTGGGCTTAAAACATGTTTGGTCATACATTCACAAGATCCCACTGCAGATTATATACTTAATTGTAAGATCGGAACAATTCCCATTACTTGCAACGATAATCTTTCAGCTGTTAGATTGGAAACAACTAAA ATGATCCTTGAGCCTCTTAGTAAGTTAAAACAAGCCGATGCCCGTCTCAATTTGACACAAGGAGTCCTTGAAGGG GTGGTTGGAGAGGAGCTCGGTGTGCTACCGGGAATGGATACGATATTTTCAGCGTTGGAACTCGAAAAGCTTGTCGGATTCTTAAATAACAAAAGTACGAAAAGTAACCCAAACTATGATATCATTGTTTATGATGGTTTGAGCGCTGCAGAAACAATAAGGATGATAGGTGCAACTGGTAAATCAAG ATTGTATTTGAAGTACATGCGGATGTTGGCTGAAAAGACTGATTTTGGACGGTTGGCGGGCCCATCAATATTGAGACTTGTAGACGAGTCGCTAAATGCCAACACTATTGGTTCTGGCATTAATGGTAAACTTACTGGAGAAATATGGGACAAATTAGAGAACATGCTAGAG AAAGGCTCATCTTTTATAACAAAACCAGAGTTATTCGGGTGCTATCTTGTGATGGATTTGAACAATCCAATGTCTATAAACACTGCATTACGTTTCTGGGGTTCTGCTGTACAAGCTGGTGCACTTCTTTCCGGTGCATTCGGTGTAACACATTCAGATTGTGATGAAGAACGTCTAGAAACAGCTAAAAAGACATTTTTACCCTTGCCTTTTGCATCATATCCGTCAATATCGTTCAGCCACCCTTTGAACTGGAATGATATTATGCACAATGATCAATGTAACGATGCAAGGGGAATTCTTGGTGCATCAAAAAGTGGGGATATACAGTCTGTGACATTTGATCCGGCTAACAGATCTGTGACCCTTTACATGCCTGGTTTTGATAAGTCCGAAATCAAGTTATATCAA TATAGAGGAGGATCAGAGTTATTAATTGAAGCTGGAGATCAAAGACGGGTTGTTCATTTGCCAACTCGGATTCAAGGGAAGGTTGGGGGTGCCAAATTTATTGACCGAAAACTTATAATCACCATGCGTTAA
- the LOC139858462 gene encoding ATPase GET3D, chloroplastic isoform X2, with amino-acid sequence MAYCNSNLFSPASSFSFPLQFQSNINRILVHQLPPRFHIITMAKTSTTQNNDIDNSSTKFVTFLGKGGSGKTFSAVFAAQHYAMAGLKTCLVIHSQDPTADYILNCKIGTIPITCNDNLSAVRLETTKMILEPLSKLKQADARLNLTQGVLEGVVGEELGVLPGMDTIFSALELEKLVGFLNNKSTKSNPNYDIIVYDGLSAAETIRMIGATGKSRLYLKYMRMLAEKTDFGRLAGPSILRLVDESLNANTIGSGINGKLTGEIWDKLENMLEKGSSFITKPELFGCYLVMDLNNPMSINTALRFWGSAVQAGALLSGAFGVTHSDCDEERLETAKKTFLPLPFASYPSISFSHPLNWNDIMHNDQCNDARGILGASKSGDIQSVTFDPANRSVTLYMPGFDKSEIKLYQRRIRVIN; translated from the exons ATGGCTTACTGCAATTCTAACCTTTTTTCACCTGCATCTTCATTTTCTTTCCCTCTGCAATTCCAATCCAACATTAACAGAATTCTTGTTCACCAATTGCCACCAAGATTTCACATCATAACAATGGCCAAAACTTCAACAACACAGAACAATGATATTGATAATAGTTCCACAAAATTCGTCACATTTTTGGGTAAAGGTGGTTCTGGTAAAACCTTTTCTGCTGTTTTTGCTGCCCAG CATTATGCAATGGCTGGGCTTAAAACATGTTTGGTCATACATTCACAAGATCCCACTGCAGATTATATACTTAATTGTAAGATCGGAACAATTCCCATTACTTGCAACGATAATCTTTCAGCTGTTAGATTGGAAACAACTAAA ATGATCCTTGAGCCTCTTAGTAAGTTAAAACAAGCCGATGCCCGTCTCAATTTGACACAAGGAGTCCTTGAAGGG GTGGTTGGAGAGGAGCTCGGTGTGCTACCGGGAATGGATACGATATTTTCAGCGTTGGAACTCGAAAAGCTTGTCGGATTCTTAAATAACAAAAGTACGAAAAGTAACCCAAACTATGATATCATTGTTTATGATGGTTTGAGCGCTGCAGAAACAATAAGGATGATAGGTGCAACTGGTAAATCAAG ATTGTATTTGAAGTACATGCGGATGTTGGCTGAAAAGACTGATTTTGGACGGTTGGCGGGCCCATCAATATTGAGACTTGTAGACGAGTCGCTAAATGCCAACACTATTGGTTCTGGCATTAATGGTAAACTTACTGGAGAAATATGGGACAAATTAGAGAACATGCTAGAG AAAGGCTCATCTTTTATAACAAAACCAGAGTTATTCGGGTGCTATCTTGTGATGGATTTGAACAATCCAATGTCTATAAACACTGCATTACGTTTCTGGGGTTCTGCTGTACAAGCTGGTGCACTTCTTTCCGGTGCATTCGGTGTAACACATTCAGATTGTGATGAAGAACGTCTAGAAACAGCTAAAAAGACATTTTTACCCTTGCCTTTTGCATCATATCCGTCAATATCGTTCAGCCACCCTTTGAACTGGAATGATATTATGCACAATGATCAATGTAACGATGCAAGGGGAATTCTTGGTGCATCAAAAAGTGGGGATATACAGTCTGTGACATTTGATCCGGCTAACAGATCTGTGACCCTTTACATGCCTGGTTTTGATAAGTCCGAAATCAAGTTATATCAA AGGAGGATCAGAGTTATTAATTGA